In Halomicrobium zhouii, the sequence AACTTCGGGACGCGGGGATGCACGAGGAACTGCGACGTTTCGACGGCCCCGTCGTCGGCCTCTGCGGCGGGTATCAGATGATCGGTGAGGAGATCACGAACGCTTCTCTCGAAGGCACTGGCGAGGACGAGCGCGTCGAGGGCGTCGGCCTGCTTCCGATCACGACCCGGTTCGACCCCGAGAAGACGCTAGAGGCGGTCACTCGGGATATCTCCGGCGTGGGTCCGCTCGCCGAGGCCGACGGCGAGGTTTCCGGCTACGAGATCCACGCCGGAGAGACCGAAGTCGTCGGTGAGGTGCGGCGGCCGTTCGCCGACGAAGGCGCGGCGACCGACCGCGTCCTCGGTACCTACCTCCACGGCCTCTTCGAGAACGAGGTCGCGTTGGATGGGTTCGTCGAGAGAGTGTTCGAGGTGGCAGGACGTGAGCGACCCGATGGTGATTCCGTGGAGTCTGATCCCTACGAGCGCGCCGCCTCGCTCGTCGAGGAGTATGTCGATCTGTCTCCGATTCTCGGGTAGTGGTTGGTGCTACGAGGAATACCGACAACAACCAGAAAGCCCTCGGCGCGCTCGACCACCGAAAGACTCGCTTCGCTCGTCTTTCGAGCTCTCGTTCGCTCCGCTCACGAGAATCGCGCGCCTCGTTGCGCGCCTCACTGCGTTCGGTGCTTACTTCGGCGTGCTTCGTCGACCTCGCCTCGCCCTTTCATTCCTCCAGGATCAACCTTGCTCGCGCGGCCTCACTCTGTTCGGCACGCGCTCGCGATTGACTCCACCACCCCTCCCCTGATTCGCGGCGTCCGCCGCGAATCACGCGTCCTGACCGCTCAGCAACCGCCCGGCCGGGAGCGCGTTTCATCGCGCGACCAGGGGAAGGGAAGGCTGCGGTTACCTGGTGGACTGAAAGGGCGAGGCGCGGTCCGGGAACCCGGGCGCCGATAGCACCGCAGCGCAGCGAGGAGCGCAGCAAGCCCCGGGACCGGAGCGCGCCGAGGGCTTTCTGGTTGTTGGCGGTCGCAGTACCGGTTTCAGAGAGCGCGCCGAGGGCTTTCCGGGCGTTGACGGTCGTTCTGCCGACACCTGGCGACCCACCACCTCCCCAGAGATCCACACCTTTTAATCAGAACACGAAGACACCGTAAGATAATGGTCGAGGCGTTCGCTGTGGCGAGCGGGAAAGGCGGGACGGGGAAGACGACGAGCACGCTCGCGCTCGGGATGGCGCTGGCGGAGTCCCACGACGTGACCGTCGTCGACGCCGACACGGGGATGGCGAACCTGCTCTTTCACGCCGGGCTCTCGGAGGCGGAGACGACGCTGCACGACGTGCTCTCCGGCGACGTGCCGGTCGAGGAGTCCTGTTACGAGCGGTTCGGAATGACAGTCGTCCCCTGTGGCACGAGCCTGGATGGATTCCGCGACGCAGACCCGGCGCAGTTGCGAGAGGTCGTCGCCGAACTCGCCGCCGACACCGACGTCATCCTGCTCGACTCCGCGGCGGCCCTGTCGAGTCGGTCCGCCATCTTGCCGGTCGTCCTGGCCGACCGGGTCGTCGTGGTGCTCCAGCCCACGATCCCGTCGCTGTCGGACGGGATCAAGGTCCAGGAGTACGCGAGTTCCTACGGCACCGGCGTCGCCGGGCTGGTGTTCAACAAGGTGCGGGACGACGACGCCATCGGTCGGATCGCCGAGAAGTCCGAGCGGTACTTCGACGGGCCGACGCTGGCGACGGTGCCGGCCAGCGAGGCCGCCCGCGAGGCCCGCCGGGCGGGCAGGCCGCTGCTGGCCCACGCCCCGGATTCGGACGCCGCGGCGGCGTTCGAGGAGGCGGCGGCTGCCATCGAGGTCCGCGACGGGGGCTCGGAGGCCGTGGCCGACCGCTTCCGTAGCGCCGTCATCCCGGACCCGCCATGAACCTCCCCGACGGTCGGCTCCTGAAGTCCCGCGTCGTGAGCGACCCGCGCTACCCGCTCGCGGAGGCGCTGGACCGGAGCCTCACCGGTTACGCCGTCCTCGAACCGCAGGAGACGCTCCTGCTCGAGGGCGAGGGGCGCGGCGTCGTCACCTTCCGCGAGGGCGTCCCGGAACTGACCTACGCAACCGGCACCGAGCGGGGCGGTCCGGCGGCGCTGGGCGACCTGGCGATGCCCGGGCCGTACCACGTCGAACTGTACGAACTGCCCGACGACGCCTTCGACGCGCTCGACGACGCCGCGGCGTTCCGGGTGCCGCCGGGGATGCCCGCCGAGCGACTGGCCGGCGACCCCGCCCTGGCCGCCAGCACGCGACGCGCCGCCCCGGACGAGCGAATCGACGCTGGAACCTGTAGCGGCGACGCGTCTGATACCGATAGCGACGGGGCGGAGAGCCAGGCACCGGAGGACCGCAGCGCCGTCGAGGCCTTCCTCGACGACGAGGAGAAGATCGAGGCGATCCGCGAGCAGGCCCGCAGAGAGGCCGAGGCCCGCGCCGAGGAGTGGGGCTTCGACTGAGCGTTCGCCTCCACACGGGCGGACTAACTGCCCGTGTGGAATGGTCCCATTCCGCTCCCGTCTTTCGATAATTAGGCCGAACGTATATCGGGCGAACTCGGATTTATCCTGACGACACAGCGATGAGCAAACGAGCACTCGTACTGACGATAGTCGTATTACTCGCGGCGGTGGCACCGGCCACGGTCGCTGCAGACGCCCAGGACGGGAGTGCGTACGCCGGTTCCCACGTGACGTTCGACGCGACGGGCGACGCGCTGGTCGATTACAGCGTGGACGGCCAGACAGTGATGGAGTCGGTCCGCGTCCAGTCCCAGAGCGACGCGGAGAGTAGCCTGGGCGTCGGCGCCTCGGTGAGCGCGTCGGCCGTGACCGACATCGTGGGTGCGGCCCTCTCCCTCGACACCTCGGTGAAGACGGCCGCGACGGTCCAGTCCGAGAGCGGTGCGACGCTCCGGGCCCACGACAACGGGCACGGCTCGCTGGTCGTCTCGGCCGACGACGAGGCCCAGTACGTCGAGGTCGGGCTGGGCGGCGAGGCCTCGGCCGACCAGTCGAGCGACGACAGGCTGGTCGTCACGACGGCCAACGGGACGGAACAGGCCTACGTCGTGGCGGGCGAGGGCAACGTCACGCTGAACGACGAGGGCAACGTCACCGCTGCCCTCGAACGGGACAGCCGACTCGTCGTCCGGTCGTACCCGAACGAGCGGTCGAGCGACGACGAGGAACAGGAGCGCATGATAGCGAACGGCACCGCGGCCGCCAGCGTCTACCTGCTGCAGGACGGTGAAGAGGCGGTCACCGACACCGTCGACTACGGCCAGGACACCACCGTCGAAGTCTCCGAACGGAGCGCGAACCGCGTGAACATGACGGTCTCCCGCGCCGAGAGCGAGGGCAAGGTCGTCATCGTCTCTGCTTCGGAGGCGGCGTTCGACGCCGCTGACGACGTCGAGGTCAGCGTCGACGGCGAAGCGGCCGCCGAGGCGTCCTCCTACGCCGAACTGCGACGGGCCGCGAACGGCGAGTCGGACGGCTCCCGCTACATGGTGACGCAGTCGAGTTCCGCCGAGGCCGCCGCGGACGTGGCCATCGCGGTCGACCACTTCTCGGAGCGCGACGTGACGATGTCGTCCGGGTCGGACTCGACCACCGACGGTGCGAACGAGGACGACGGCTCGACCTCGGCGATCGGTCCCGGATTCGGTATCCTCGCCGCGCTGTCTGCACTCGCCGGCGTGGTCGGCGTCCGCGTCTGGAACGAGAACTGAGCAAAGAGACCGAACGCGACAGATCTGCAGGCTCTCTTTCTCACGCGTCGCGTTCACGAGTCCAGGCGCCACGTCCGCCCGGACAGCGAAAGCCTATTTGCCCGCCTGGACCCACGAGTTCGCATGGTACGACCTGCACTCGTTTTGCCGCCGTATCCCGACGAGCGATGGGAACTCGCCAAACAGATGGGCGTCACCGACGCCGTCATCCACCCCCTGGAGATCGGCGACGACAAGACCCAGTGGACCTACGACGAACTCCGCGGGCTGCAAAACTACCTGGAGGGCGCCGACCTGCGCTTTTCCGTCCTGGAGGGGAGCGTCCCCATCTCGGACCGGATCCGCCTCGGACTGGAAGGCCGCGACGAGGACATCGAGGTGTTCAAGGAGTTCCTCCGGCACTGTGGCGACCTCGGAATTCCGGTCGTCTGCTACGACTGGATGGCCGGCGTCCGCTGGGCACGCACCGAGGCCCACAACGAGCTCCGGGGAGGCTCCCTCGCGACGGGCTACGACAACGCCAAGATGCAGGGCGGCCCCGCCGTCGAGGCGGCGGCAAAGAGTCACGAAGACGTCTTCGAGGCGCTGGCGTACTTCCTCGAAGAGGTCGTCCCCGTCGCCGAGGAGGCGGGCGTCAAACTCGGCCTGCACCCCGACGACCCGCCGCGCGAGGAACTGCGCGGCGTCCCCCGCGTCGTCACGAGCGTGGAGAACTACGACCGCATCCTCGACGTCTACGACAGCGAGTACAACGGCGTCACCTTCTGCCAGGGCAACTTCGCCGCGATGGGCGCGGACATCCCCGAAGCCATCCGCCACTTCGGCGGGAAGATCAACTTCGTCCACTTCCGCGACGTCGACGGCGACGCCGACCGCTTCGTCGAGACGTGGCACGACGAGGGACCGACCGACATGCACGCCGCGATGGAAGCTTACGTCGAATGGGTCGACGACGACGTCCCGATCCGACCCGACCACGTCCCGACGATGGCCGGCGAGGACAACTCGAATCCCGGCTACCACACGAAGGGTCGGCTGTGGGCCATCGGCTACATGCGCGGGCTCCTGGACTCGCTGGAGTAAGTTCCACCACTGATTCTCGTAGCGCCGGTCGTTCGTCGACGGCCGGTCAGTCCGCGTCTGACAGGCGTCAGACGCCTCTCCCACGGTTTCGGCTGGAAATCGACTGCGCTGGGAGCCCGCGGACGCCGCGGTAGCGGTGCTACGTCGGGGAGAGAGGCGCGTCCACGCGACTGGCGACCGGCGTCGCGTTTCACTTCCGCTCCGGTTGGCTGGCGTATATACTCGTCTGGGTCGAAGCCGGGGATATGATCGAACGCCTGCAGCGAGCACTGGACCGGCGGACCAGTGCCACCGAGTACGGCGAATGCAGACAGTGCGGGACGACCGTCGACACCGATACCGCGCGGTGCCCCGACTGCGGGTCGGCCGAGATCGCGAGCTACACGTTCTGAGTCGAGGAGGTTTCGGCCGCTCTCCAGTTCACACGGAGAAAATACTTACCACAGCCCGGGAACGGCTCGCCTATGGACCGCCGTCGATTCCTGACAGCCCTCCCGCTCGCGGCCGGACTCGCTGGATGCGTGAGCGAGCCCGGCACGGACGATACGACCACCCCATCGACCGGGACCAGTTCGGCCACGGACACGGCTACGTCTACGGAACGCCCTGCGCCAGACGTGCGGCTCCGGTCGTCGTTCAGGTACGGGATCAACGACGACGGCATCGGCGTAGAGGCGCCCGAGCACGACCAGTTCGCGTTCGTTCGACCGACCGGCTCGAGCGGGGACCCGTCGCCGACCGACTTCTCGCTCGTGCTCGGTGACGAACAGTACACGCCGGCGTCGTCGGTGCGGGGGTTCCGCGCCTGGACCCCCGGCGTCGAGTCGGTCTATACCGCGGACGGCAGGTCGGGGTGGCTCAAGTTCGACGTCCCGGCGGTCGAGACGGACAGTGTGGCGCTCGTCCGCGACGGAACGAGCCAGCCGCTCTCCGAGGCGGACCGCGCTCGACTCGCCACGGCACCCGAACTCCGGCTGGAATCCGTCGACGTCCCCGAATCCGTCGCATCCGGTGACCCCATCCAGCTCGGCGTGACGGTCGCGAACGAGGGCGAGGTGACCGGCACCTTCCTCGCGGGGTTCCGCACCGGCGGCTACCCCAAGACGTTGGACGTCAGGGTCGCGCCGGGAGAGACGGCGTCGGGGTCCGTCAGTTACCGGGAGATATCCGACGACGGCGCGCACTTCGCCTTCGATTACCCCGGCGGCGACAGGAGCTACGAAGTCGACGTGACGACCGAGCGAGCGACCGGGACTGCGACGAGCACCGACGCGGCGTGACGGATTTCGACGACGACCGTCCGTCCCGATCGCCGAGTAGGGGCCCGTCCAACGTTCAAACTCGATTTTGACCGTAGGGAAGCTTAACTGACCGTCCCGGTGAACGACCGGGTATGAACCGACGAGAACTGATCGTCGCGTCCGGAGGTATCGCTGCGACCGCGCTGT encodes:
- a CDS encoding nucleotide-binding protein, producing MVEAFAVASGKGGTGKTTSTLALGMALAESHDVTVVDADTGMANLLFHAGLSEAETTLHDVLSGDVPVEESCYERFGMTVVPCGTSLDGFRDADPAQLREVVAELAADTDVILLDSAAALSSRSAILPVVLADRVVVVLQPTIPSLSDGIKVQEYASSYGTGVAGLVFNKVRDDDAIGRIAEKSERYFDGPTLATVPASEAAREARRAGRPLLAHAPDSDAAAAFEEAAAAIEVRDGGSEAVADRFRSAVIPDPP
- a CDS encoding mannonate dehydratase, translating into MVRPALVLPPYPDERWELAKQMGVTDAVIHPLEIGDDKTQWTYDELRGLQNYLEGADLRFSVLEGSVPISDRIRLGLEGRDEDIEVFKEFLRHCGDLGIPVVCYDWMAGVRWARTEAHNELRGGSLATGYDNAKMQGGPAVEAAAKSHEDVFEALAYFLEEVVPVAEEAGVKLGLHPDDPPREELRGVPRVVTSVENYDRILDVYDSEYNGVTFCQGNFAAMGADIPEAIRHFGGKINFVHFRDVDGDADRFVETWHDEGPTDMHAAMEAYVEWVDDDVPIRPDHVPTMAGEDNSNPGYHTKGRLWAIGYMRGLLDSLE